The sequence CCGATGGTATGCTTCTgtcaaattatttgtttcatgCTCCAAATTATATACACTCCACAATCTTGGTGGTATTCGGATGATCCACTGATTGTAGAAATAAACTAGGAAATCGTTAAACATTTGAAGTATTTCTGCAGGCATATTATTTAACAGCCAGTGAAAACCCTCAATGATATCGTCCGCAGGCAACAAAGCTAATGCCATGAATTTACGTACAAGAATTTCACCATATTTCCATGTCGTAACCAACCTTAATAGTCCatactgttttaattttttcgtttgagcctatatatcataataaaaaaaaaaaagtattagcTTTGAAACATTTAGAATagctaaaaaatgaaattgcttcaaagaaataaaagacatAATCAACAGTGAtcgaaattaatataattctCAATTTACAACATACTTACTTGGCAATAATGGAAAAAACAACCAGTATGGGCCACTTGGGGAAATATTTCTGCTATCGCAATTTTGAGAGATGCTTCAAAATCTGTTGTAATGATATCTGGATTAATATGCGGCGCCACATCGTTTCGGAAATATGTTAATCCTGCCTTATATGCCAGGGCAGACTTTCTTGTCATAAGCATCCAACATATTGGTAAAGCCTGGTAAAAATGACAAAGTTTAAAGACAGATGAATTTTGGAAAGCtttcagttttttaattattttatagaaatattttatagttacatgaataatttattagaacaCTCACCTTATTTTCTACCAAAGCGAGAATTGTAAAAACTTGATAAACTTTAGGCTTTCGCGGTGTGATTTTGAATGTTGCGTCCATGAATAGAGTAGTAGTCGTAATTGATGCTACAAAATCTGAATTAAACATAATAGTTACGAAACTACCATCGATTGCTTCAAGGGTTGAAACACTCAAATGTCCTTGTGGATACTGTAGCAAATTGTTCCATTGTGGCATTCTCAAAAAATTTGCATACTCATATAAATTGAGAGGAATCGGTGGACGAGGTGGTCTACTCTGACGACGCCATGAGTCCATGACTGGTTGCATTTTCGCCCAAGTATAATTAATGGATGCCTCGTGATGCCTGAATACAAGAAAATGAATTACTTTTTACAATATACTAATTATATAAACGATATAAATCTTcacattatataaattattttatcgatatcAATTTATGCGTTATAcaaattatagaaataatgTAACACATTGCCCCTTCACCGCCAAATAATATCTTCAAACGTTTTAAAAAGCTAATAAATGtcgtttttttgatttatcacaatatcaataacaacaacaatcattgaatctaataaaattattgtaataatacttaatagtATAGAAGCATatcaataatagaaaaaaagcttaaaaaattgtaatttaaacataaatttcaattttataaattttaaaaagatttttcaaaaataatattttagagaATGGTAATCTGCActtgaatatttcaaataattttaggtATACATACACAAAaacaatcaataattaattcaatgcAAATAGGATTAAAAGATGCAGCTTTATttagatcaaaaaaaaatttatgttttttttttaattgtggaaaaataattatgaatttgtTTGAGATGCTGAAAAgcataaaaaactaattagcAGCTCAGATGAGGGACCATCGTGACCTGGTCTCccttatgtatgtatgtatgctgCGAGAATACGAAAGTAattgaaaagataaaaatcGTAGTCGTATCTGTAGATACTTACATCACACAATTATGATCATAAATTAAACGTAGAGATTGATAAGGACGCGATACTGTTGCGTTGTATAATACTTCTTGGAAGAGATAGTATTGTTCAAGTTTAGGATCAGCTTCATGATTATTATGCCCAAGTGATAGATGTGGTCGACCATTTAGCATTTTACCGCGAGCTTTGCAATGAACTGAATCACTTTCGCTGCATCTTATATAGCTGAAATATCGAATATGTAACATTTAAGTGATAAAAAGGTTTTCATGAAGTAAAGTTAAAATCGTCTGCTTCAGACAAATATCCTTGTCATATTCAGTCaggttattaaaattgttaaattcaattaatcccaggaaaagaaatttatttaatattatataaaaagtttcacaaattctatatataaaagtttaattttttatcatttacgTATAAAACATACCTGATACCATGATGGGTCCGGTAACAGTGATAAGCAAATCCACCAAAGACTTTGTAAGGAAACCCCAAGCGCGGATTTTTAAtacgattaaatattttcttatccatgttttaataaaataacttgaaGATTTAACACGAtggatattaatttattgccgACGGTAATTTACAAAAGAcataaaagcaaaaaaaaatttcatttgaattcaatAGAAACACTTTAAATATCGTGATGTACACAAACACGGCGGGTCACACAAACTGTAAACTACGTCGAATGCAGTGCTGCCAAAGCTAAGCTGTCTCAGTATCCGTTCTATTGTCATGAATAACCCGATTTCACCCGACAGAGAGTTAAGTTTACCCGAACGTTCCCCACTCTCTAACAACTCTGTTGTCGACCAATGAAAGGGTTCaattttcgcgcgaaatttaataaaaaaccttttagaatttttttttatatcccaggcggcacaaaaaaaatgttgactttttgttaaatttaaggCAATAATTTGTTATAGTATAAGTAATTGTTAACATAAAGttaacaattgtttttttgtgcCGCTTGGAATAGTTAAAAAGAATAAACtttcaattatataaataaacaagacatgaaataaataactataggcggtattttttcattacttttttttttataatttatcgttttaacaaaaatcaaaaaattattagaagtcggctaacttcagtttcgtaaatatatgaagaccaaatttttaaatctatttattttaaaacacatTTATATTggtatttcaatatattttgtatttataaatctaaacTTTTTAGCTGATAGGTCCTAGCAGTTTTTGGCTCAACACTaaccataattaaaaatttgaaaaataatcaacttttttttcaaataaattataatttatgcagtttaaagaaattacgtataaaaaataacttgaccGTCCCAAAATGTGATCTCGGTCATGATTAATGAGGCATTTGCATAATTAAAGACCAACTTTGATTgtgaagatttttttattttaatcatacaGCTTAcgtatcaataaaattaataataataaatgaaaaaattactgtctacactgaaaaaattatcgcCAGCTGCAAACGATTTTTAATCTATCGCTTCCAGCTAGCAAAAAAATCACtagttgtcaaaaaaaataatcgctaGCAGCTagcgattattattttcagtatacaagtatattattttaagaaaaatttcgtatggttattaataataaatacgaCAGAAAAAATGTAGAATCGTTAcgatacacacacacacacacacacacacacacatatatatatatatatatatatatgcttgcATGTtactatacatttatttattttttaacttattttttttttgttatgggCACAATGTAGATTTCACTGATCTATTTAAGGTgtttatatacacatatatatatatatatatatatatatatatatatatatatatatatgcttgcATGTtactatacatttatttattttttaacttattttttttttgttatgggCACAATGTAGATTTCACTGATCTATTTAAGGTGtttatatacacacatatatatatatataccaatttaatatagtggaaacctaaaacatgcaaaccttctcaataagacaatttatagataaattgagaaaaatatagatagcccgaactgggaatcgaacccagaccatgtcggtatcgcgccgagtgctctaccagttgagctatccggcactatactatattccgttcaattttatctataacttattgagccacaccgtccatcgtacggtattaacaccaatttaatatagtggaaacctaaaacatgcaaaccttctcaataagacaatttatagataaattgagaaaaatatagatagcccgaactgggaatcgaacccagaccatgtcggtatcgcgccgagtgctctaccagttgagctatccggcactatactatattccgttcaattttatctataacttattgagccacaccgtccatcgtacggtattaacaccaatttaatatagtggaaacctaaaacaagtatatatatatatatatatatatatatacttatgcttgtatattttaacgtttttcttttgtttgttTCATGGACTTAACGTACAGTACACTCTGGTTAAAAGCAATGCTTCTGTCTATACTCTTACTTacaggaaaaaatgaaatttacgTGAGAGTGAGTAGAGCGACCGATGTAACTTTTAACCAGAGTCTTctgtatatacttatataaaagTAGTACAAACAAACCTGACTGAGACTAGTACACAAAAACAAAAGTAAGGGCGGTGATTGAGAGATTTACTAAAACTTCAGGAAAAgtaatgttatatatatatatatatatgagtttatAAGATCTGTCAATCGATGTATACATTCATATGACAACCTTTTGTTCAATTCTTCATTGGccgagctttttttttatgtcgtcaCTTGCAACCAGGTTAATTAAGGTAGATTATAAAAAAggaagattaaaattaaactgcCTGGATAAAGtcttataaatacataataattttttaatttctgattaattggattttttttacatatcaAACCTTCAATACCATATTACTTTTTagcataatatatatatatatatatatatatatatataataaagtaatCACAGATTTATGTTACAATCGAGTTTTGAAAGTACTTGAAATTGTTAATCTAATGAAATACAacataaatttcttaattatgtTGATACTGATCCGTAtacattacaattaaaatcCATATAACCGTTGGACCCGtactattttcaataatctcaaaatttaattattttctgaataaataaggtaataaaaaagatttttttttttcccaagttaaataataattaatgcgatttaaaaaattaatgtaacaaACTTTCCAACCGCGTTAATACATAGGAGAAGGGGGGGGGCAAAGGGGGTACGTAAGGAAATACTATATATTCAGGCTTAGTTGAtgaaattaattgatgattaagTACCAACTTAGATTATAGATACATGCAACTTATGTatcaattaaacaaattataataaatgaaatgatttattttttataaacatatcATTTTAACAATCATGAGTATAcataataaatcataagcacaaaaaaaaaaattaaaaatctataaaattaaaattatttaaaaaaaaaaaaagaaaaagaaatagtaaaaatctAACAATAGTTATGTTTTTTAatgtattgataaaaataattcataatagAAGAAAGCCCTTACAGATGACAACTACCGTGATTCTTAAGAGGTAAAGTCAACCGATTTTcaacttaattaaattcacCGAAAAACACTGGGAACCCAAAATAGAAAGTCTTTAGCGGTTTCTTAAACAGACAGataaaaatttcgtaattccataaattctaataaatttcctagaaaaatttttttcaaattctcatTTACTGTACGAGTGCAACAATGATAGTCCCGTTTGTTTCTTTCAGTTTGAGAAAGAGGTCCAGTGCGGCCGGATcgtggaatattttttttctcctttcgTGATGAAAAAACATGGAGCGTAATGCTGGAAAGGGGAAATTTCTACCCCCAATCTGACCACACTGAAGGGGTCCAGTGGCGTTCCTCCTCCAAGCGTCTTTGTTTCCCCAACCACCATTAGTTCCCATATTGTCTTGATTTGAATACTTAGCTTCAGTCAGTGTATCGCTGCATAAGTAGTCGTTACTGTACGTATGTTTTAAAGcgattttgattataattttttatcagaaaacaagtgattaaaataaatatcaatttgaaaGGTATAATACTTTAAGTaggtaatatatatgtatttatataacatttcatataaaatctcaacttttttttttattcaaaaaattattagtttatatattaatcaattaatttaagttcTGATGATAATCCAAATTATAACAGtctataaaatagaataattcCTTGTACATTTATtcttgtattaaattttttcaatctctTGGAGAATAATATGATGaaacgtaaaaataattgtattttctttatttttattctttgaaattaaaaactttcatACTAATATTTCGGTACAGCCTGTTGCTAGTGGTGTCAACGATCATTAAATTCTTTCTAttactgtattaaaaaatgtttaataatatttattgttggttatttttaagtttgtgAAGAATATGGCCAACGTTAATGATGAACCTGTACTGCGACGTCCGCGACGCCAGAGACAATCAAGATCAAATTGTATCGACACGTTACCCgacagaatttttaatggcTACAGATATAAATTAGGATCAAGATTAACGAATGGCAGCCGGTATATAACATATTAatctaagaaaaaataatcaattttaatgtactaaataaaaaaattaatttgttgcaGTCGATTGAAATGTTCCGAATATGCAAGGTATAATTGCATGGCGCAAGGAACATTATCCCCTTTAGATGAATTTTCCTACGTAGAAGGACATGATGAACATGTACATTTACCTCTTCCGAACGCTCAGTGCAAAGCAGAATTTGAGCGAGCGCTGCACAAAGCTTGTTGAAATGTCTCGCGACTAGTTTGCCgcgagaataaattttaacaattaattttgttaaataataatttaaacaattaacttaaaaccaatcttaacaagtaattttgttaagaaataagtatttaacaagcaattttgctaaataaatattgttgtgGATTTATTAGACCGAGCGCAATGCTGATCTCTTCAAAGTATCGAGTACAATAATGGTGTTttacattttacaaaaatatcttaGCGTTAAACTTAAAGAACTAAGATTGGGGGAAAAAGGGGCGTGTTAGAAGGAAAGTGGAAAACTAAGGGTTGTGATTGGAGCGCGGAGGGCATTAGAAGGGCCAGAGAAAATGGGGAAGGGTCGTATCGTCGTGGGAGTATGGCGGAGTAGAAGGGGGGCAAAACGAAAGTGAAAGAGGACGAGCCGAGAGAGTGAGATACAGAAAACAAAAATGGTGACTGGACTATTTTGGAAAGTAGACGAGTGCAATTAGGAACAGATGTCCGGACTGATTTATGATAgggcttaaataatttaaggatAAGGAGCAAAGGAGTCGTAAACACGGGACTAGAAgtgttttacatttttaaattttaaacttaatccCTAAACAATAGAGCCGATGTTTGGCCGTTTACttgagcaaaaaatatttagacataaaataagttttcaaCTAAATCCTAAACAGATGTTTAAAATaaggtaaaataaatgaagctaatataacaataaaataaaattgcagataaaaaaaaataaaaaaaaaaaagatgggtAATTCCTAAATTCTAgggacaaatattttaaactaaaaatacaaaatattacaaggcgtaaattaaattcattacatatacggaaaataataaactaatataAGACTATTATTCCGCGACGGAACATGCCGCCCGCCTTGAACGGATCTGCGTTCAAAATAAATGTTGGTGAAGTCGCCACTAGTCAAGGGGCAATGGGCACACGCGTTTGGTGCAGCGTTTGTATTCGCCGGTGGAAGTCTTCACGGTAACCACCCTGATGATGCCGTCTGCTCCGGGATGTACTGTGGTAATGCGCCCTAGCGCCCATTGAAGTGGAGGAAGATTTTCTTCTACAATAAGCACCAGTGAACCAACCTGTAGAACGTTCGATTTGTCGAGGTGCCCGCTCAGGGTTATGAGTTGGTGTAGGTATTCCTTGTGCCAGCGCTTCCAAAAATGTTGCTTCAGCTGCTGAGCATGTTGCCAAGCTGATAGGCGATTAGATGGTGTGTCGGTGAGGTCGTCCTGAGGAAAGTTTGTCAGAGGACCACCAACTAGGAAATGACCAGCGGTAAGGGAGAGCAGGTCATTTGGATCAGAGGACATAGGAGAAATAGGGCGGGAATTTAAAATTGCTTCTATTTCTATAACGCACGTCTCGAGCTGTTCAAATGTTAACAGCGTATCACCAACTGTACGAATCAGATGATGCTTAAAAGATTTTACGGCGGCCTCCCAGAGCCCACCGAAGTGGGGGGCACGAGGGGGAATAAAATGCCAAGTTATCCTTTCGGACGTAAGAAAACTTAGGACGGAGTTCTTATGCTCCTCCGAATTAAACAATGTTTGCAGTTCATTAAGCTCACGGTTTGCCCCGACGAAATTCGTGGCGTTATCCGAGTATATCTCGAGAGATTTTCCACGCCTTGAAAACAATCTTCGGAGGCTGCCAATAAAGGCCTCGGTGGTGAGATCACTTACTAGTTCTAAGTGAACTGCTTTGGTTGACATGCATACGTAAATTGCGACATAAACCTTCAATCGGCTACGATTGCGAAAGCGTTTTTCCTTTATGTATAAAGGACCGCAGTAGTCGACTCCAACACGGAGGAAAGGACGGGAAGGGGTGACACGGGGTTCAGGCAGGATTCCCATGACGTGATCAGCGGCACGCGGTTTCGCTCGAAAGCAGGTAATGCAACGATAGATAATTTTTCGCGTAATGTTGCGACCGTCTAAGGGCCAATACGTTTGACGCACCGAGTATAGGGTGGCTTGAGTGCCAGCATGCTTCAGCCGCACGTGCTCTTCGGTTATGATAAGACGCGTTATATAATGACGAGCTGGTAAGAGCAGGGGGTGTTGCTGCTCCTTAGTTAGCGAGGAACGAGCCAGCCTTCCTCCTACTCTTAGGAGATCTTGCTCGTCAAGATAGGGATTTAACggaattaatttactattgtCGGAGATAACttcattgttttttagttGCTTTATTTCTTTCAGAAAAGCGGAGTGCTGAGTAATCCTTATTATGAGATCATGAGCTTGTTGTAGCTCCTGTAAACTTAATCGATCAAATCTGCGATGATTTTTATGGCGAGCGTTGTAAACAAAACGCATTACGTAAGCCACTACCCGTTTTAATTTATGGCTAGCGTGGTATTTTTCGAGCAGATCATTGAGTCCGCACTCTATTTTCATACAAAGCACGCGATCGGGAATTATAGGCTTCATTTCTGGAATGTCGATTGAAGGGAGAGCTCCCTTGGGCCAAGTGCTAGGCTCGCACTGCAGCCAACTTGGGCCAGTCTGCCAGATGCTGTTGGCCACGAACTCAGCCGGAGTTTGGCCACGCGAAATAGAGTCCGCGGGATTGTCTTGAGAAGACACGTGGCGCCAATGGCAACGATGAGAAAGCCTCTGAATCTCCGCCACTCGATTGGCAACGAAGGTTTTTAGTAGATGAGGAGGGGTATTTATCCAATGAAGTGTGATAGTCGAGTCAGACCATAAGTAAACGTCCTTAATATCCAACAATAGGGTTTTAATAGCTACGTCATAGAGTCTGGAAAGCAATAACGCAGCGCAGAGCTCTAATCGAGGTAATGATAGTGATGACACTGGGGCAACTCGTGATTTTGAACAAACCAGATGAGTACGAACATGCCCAGCCTCATCGATAGAGCGGATGTAGATACATGCTCCGTATGCTCGCTCGCTTGCGTCACAAAATCCATGCAATTGGACATCGACTGCTCCCGAGAAAGCAACGCTGCGCTTGAAACGCAGCTCTTCAATCATAGACAACTGGGCCCGAAATTGGGCCCATAGTGAGTGAATTGAGATCGGGATTGATTCATCCCAGGCCAGTCCAGCCTTCCACAAAAGCTGCATTATTATCTTAGCATAGACAATTATAGGGCCAAGGAGGCCTAGTGGATCAAATAGTTTCGcaatttgtgataaaattgCACGCTTGGTAGTGGCCTCGGAAGCAGGCGCGCTAATAGTGTAGAAGAGTGTGTCGTCCCGAGGACTCCACCGTATACCGAGAGTTTTGATGGTAGCGTCAGGATCCAGGGACATGTGGGTTCCCTCTGAGGCCTGAGGTAAATTTTGGATAAGGGCAGGCTCGTTGGAGGCCCATTTGCGAAGACGGAATTTGCcccttttcaataaattaattaattcgtcACGTATGCACTCTGCTTCTGCGAGAGTTTTAGCGCCGGTAAACAAATCGTCGACGTAGAAGTCCCTCAGCAGAGCGATGACAGCCAGAGGGTATGCAGGACCTTCATCGTAAGCAAGTTGATGAAGGGTGCGCACTGATAAGTGAGACGCACAAGCAGTGCCATAGGTGACTGTGCTCAGCAAACAGGTCTTAATGGGCTCTTGAGAGGTTTCGCGATACAGAATTTTTTGGTAGATTGCATCCTCGGGGTGTACGAGGATTTGCCTGTACATCTTCTCTACGTCGGCAGTGAGCACGTAAGGGTGAGATCGCCAACGAGTGAGTATTGTAAATAAACTATCCTGAAGTTGTGGACCAACCATTAAAGTGTCATTCAAGGAAATTCCCGTAGATGTTTTCGCAGAACCGTCAAAGACTACACGGATCTTGGTGGTGATGCTGTCGTCCTTTAGGACAGCATGATGAGGGAGATAGAACCCTAAATGATCTTCACATAAGTCATCGGACACCGACATGTGACCCAACTCTTTATACTCCCGCAAAAATTCGAGGTAATCATGTTTGATTGCATGGTCTCGTTGGAAACGCCTTTCTAGcgcaaaaaatctttttaaggCTGACGAATATGAATCGCCTAGTCTGCTCTTTTTGCTGTTGAACGGCAAGCGAACTACATACCGACCCTCTACAGTCCGAGTGGTATGAAGCTTATAGTGCTCTTCACAAGCCTTTTCTTCCGAAGATAAGATTGCAACAGACGGAATTTCTTCCACCTCCCAAAATCGGGTTAAAGAGATATCAGACGATGGTGAGTTTAAATTAAGATGACACGACACGTTGGAAACGCTCAAATTGCTGTTTATTTCCCCAGCAACTATCCACCCAAGCAGCGTTTTATGCAGAACAGCGTCGGGATGATTTTTGAGGGAAATTTGTCCCACACTAAGGAGCTTATAAAAGAGCTTCACTCCGATCAGAGCATCGACCTCAGACGGCTTATAGAACTCTGGGTCCGCGAGGGATATATTTTTAGGTATTTCGAGCTGAGTTACATTAATGGCAATGGATGGCATTGACTGGCTGATCTGgggaacaattaaaaattcaacaattttttgaaatttgctA comes from Microplitis demolitor isolate Queensland-Clemson2020A chromosome 8, iyMicDemo2.1a, whole genome shotgun sequence and encodes:
- the LOC106693960 gene encoding uncharacterized protein LOC106693960 — protein: MTAEQIKALKTKRGNAKRSLTTYENFLKKFDPSKDFPILEKRYKEIETVRKLFEEYQLELEALLEESEELTAYRTEFENLYYETYAIATNLLSEQRKRDTSLVSSPTTSSPSATSSSSLSVSQGVVSSIAAQLVNTVPIPSVTISPSNQSAVLSTPTPVNNNFTAPHAFNHPMSMLPALPTITLPTFSGSFDTWLGFYDLFNSLVNEDHNIPPIRKLIYLKGCLTGEAANVISCLETSSQNYEVAWGLLKERYDDRRFIRDSYIKSLLDTPPISKESSIRSFLDHIQRHLRVLNQLGEPTDYWDSLLIVLFVSKFNNFMRERWEEFSCGVSKPTMKQMLTFLTKRAQLEGSRAQAPAPPPNNSRQAPSNGRAQSRSQQSFAASTSQNRCLYCQGGDHYIYSCKGFAALSPFARYEAAKGSNLCTNCLRKGHHSSQCPSGKCQACGYRHHTLLHFDKSKPEMPPLNASATAFDMPKSTINMHAQVSSEALLATAIVDLVNKQGKIRQCRVFLDAGSQAHFITEKAAKFLNLDKKAVNISVTGVDNTSTSVKHSARATLKSRHSKFQKIVEFLIVPQISQSMPSIAINVTQLEIPKNISLADPEFYKPSEVDALIGVKLFYKLLSVGQISLKNHPDAVLHKTLLGWIVAGEINSNLSVSNVSCHLNLNSPSSDISLTRFWEVEEIPSVAILSSEEKACEEHYKLHTTRTVEGRYVVRLPFNSKKSRLGDSYSSALKRFFALERRFQRDHAIKHDYLEFLREYKELGHMSVSDDLCEDHLGFYLPHHAVLKDDSITTKIRVVFDGSAKTSTGISLNDTLMVGPQLQDSLFTILTRWRSHPYVLTADVEKMYRQILVHPEDAIYQKILYRETSQEPIKTCLLSTVTYGTACASHLSVRTLHQLAYDEGPAYPLAVIALLRDFYVDDLFTGAKTLAEAECIRDELINLLKRGKFRLRKWASNEPALIQNLPQASEGTHMSLDPDATIKTLGIRWSPRDDTLFYTISAPASEATTKRAILSQIAKLFDPLGLLGPIIVYAKIIMQLLWKAGLAWDESIPISIHSLWAQFRAQLSMIEELRFKRSVAFSGAVDVQLHGFCDASERAYGACIYIRSIDEAGHVRTHLVCSKSRVAPVSSLSLPRLELCAALLLSRLYDVAIKTLLLDIKDVYLWSDSTITLHWINTPPHLLKTFVANRVAEIQRLSHRCHWRHVSSQDNPADSISRGQTPAEFVANSIWQTGPSWLQCEPSTWPKGALPSIDIPEMKPIIPDRVLCMKIECGLNDLLEKYHASHKLKRVVAYVMRFVYNARHKNHRRFDRLSLQELQQAHDLIIRITQHSAFLKEIKQLKNNEVISDNSKLIPLNPYLDEQDLLRVGGRLARSSLTKEQQHPLLLPARHYITRLIITEEHVRLKHAGTQATLYSVRQTYWPLDGRNITRKIIYRCITCFRAKPRAADHVMGILPEPRVTPSRPFLRVGVDYCGPLYIKEKRFRNRSRLKVYVAIYVCMSTKAVHLELVSDLTTEAFIGSLRRLFSRRGKSLEIYSDNATNFVGANRELNELQTLFNSEEHKNSVLSFLTSERITWHFIPPRAPHFGGLWEAAVKSFKHHLIRTVGDTLLTFEQLETCVIEIEAILNSRPISPMSSDPNDLLSLTAGHFLVGGPLTNFPQDDLTDTPSNRLSAWQHAQQLKQHFWKRWHKEYLHQLITLSGHLDKSNVLQVGSLVLIVEENLPPLQWALGRITTVHPGADGIIRVVTVKTSTGEYKRCTKRVCPLPLD